From the Myripristis murdjan chromosome 14, fMyrMur1.1, whole genome shotgun sequence genome, one window contains:
- the ccdc83 gene encoding coiled-coil domain-containing protein 83 isoform X1, translated as MGKKKAQKAQKAQKKEKDTVADAFMRLQIEEKKKEIERVQEEITELEKERQKYIEKIEQAKRTQQGPIRAMWKKYKEQQRTLDQMEEAYREEEEQAQKATQSEQAHLAELRRQLSHLDVQISDLEAEHQHRETSNRENQARSAKLEEKLVQMQKDCEEEAENIKRAHEMTLKEIDMETAKEIARERDLAIKEAIQNLSVDDKQKIEEHAFLQKEIAASSEEISELTLSIESLQEENLQHIKFLTEQHMEDTVLTKWNHPRTAPLHQAVPREMQRFASESPTSVTGRILEEDETDPSQSQMTDKLLLKFPKQKTMTVVGRAIPLAPPPSEDEDDEQDSCVTPAQGYLTTRMINKRFK; from the exons ATGGGCAAGAAAAAAGCTCAAAAAGCTCAAAAAGctcaaaagaaagagaaggacacTGTAGCTGACGCATTTATGAGACTCCA aattgaagaaaagaaaaaggagattGAGCGTGTTCAGGAGGAGATCACTGAACTTGAGAAGGAGCGGCAAAAATACATTGAGAAA ATTGAGCAGGCGAAGAGGACTCAGCAGGGCCCCATCAGAGCTATGTGGAAAAAGTacaaggagcagcagaggacgCTGGATCAGATGGAGGAGGCgtacagagaggaggaggagcaggcccAGAAAGCTACCCAGTCTGAACAGGCCCATCTCGCCG aACTGCGCAGGCAGCTGAGCCATTTGGACGTGCAGATTTCGGACTTGGAGGCAGAACATCAGCACAGGGAAACCAGCAACAGGGAAAACCAGGCCCGGAGCGCAAAACTGGAGGAGAAGCTCGTCCAAATGCAGAAAGACTGTGAGGAAGAAGCAG AAAACATCAAACGTGCTCACGAGATGACTTTGAAAGAAATAGACATGGAGACAGCCAAAGAAATTGCGAGGGAGAGAGACCTTGCTATAAAG GAGGCCATCCAAAATCTGAGTGTGGACGACAAACAGAAGATCGAAGAGCATGCTTTCCTGCAGAAGGAG attGCCGCCTCCTCTGAGGAGATATCTGAGCTGACTCTGTCTATCGAGAGTTTGCAGGAAGAGAACCTACAACACATTAAGTTTCTGACTGAACAGCACATGGAAGACACCGTCCTCACCAAGTGGAATCATCCCAG GACTGCTCCCCTCCACCAAGCTGTTCCACGTGAAATGCAAAGATTTGCTTCCGAGAGCCCGACATCAG TAACAGGCAGGATTCTGGAAGAGGATGAAACAGACCCAAGCCAGAGCCAGATGACG GATAAGCTGTTGCTGAAATTTCCCAAACAGAAGACGATGACTGTGGTGGGCCGAGCAATTCCGCTGGCCCCCCCGCCCTCAGAGGATGAGGACGATGAGCAGGACTCCTGTGTTACCCCGGCCCAAGGATACCTCACCACACGGATGATCAACAAAAGGTTCAAGTAG
- the ccdc83 gene encoding coiled-coil domain-containing protein 83 isoform X2: MGKKKAQKAQKAQKKEKDTVADAFMRLQIEEKKKEIERVQEEITELEKERQKYIEKIEQAKRTQQGPIRAMWKKYKEQQRTLDQMEEAYREEEEQAQKATQSEQAHLAELRRQLSHLDVQISDLEAEHQHRETSNRENQARSAKLEEKLVQMQKDCEEEAENIKRAHEMTLKEIDMETAKEIARERDLAIKEAIQNLSVDDKQKIEEHAFLQKEIAASSEEISELTLSIESLQEENLQHIKFLTEQHMEDTVLTKWNHPRTAPLHQAVPREMQRFASESPTSGRILEEDETDPSQSQMTDKLLLKFPKQKTMTVVGRAIPLAPPPSEDEDDEQDSCVTPAQGYLTTRMINKRFK; the protein is encoded by the exons ATGGGCAAGAAAAAAGCTCAAAAAGCTCAAAAAGctcaaaagaaagagaaggacacTGTAGCTGACGCATTTATGAGACTCCA aattgaagaaaagaaaaaggagattGAGCGTGTTCAGGAGGAGATCACTGAACTTGAGAAGGAGCGGCAAAAATACATTGAGAAA ATTGAGCAGGCGAAGAGGACTCAGCAGGGCCCCATCAGAGCTATGTGGAAAAAGTacaaggagcagcagaggacgCTGGATCAGATGGAGGAGGCgtacagagaggaggaggagcaggcccAGAAAGCTACCCAGTCTGAACAGGCCCATCTCGCCG aACTGCGCAGGCAGCTGAGCCATTTGGACGTGCAGATTTCGGACTTGGAGGCAGAACATCAGCACAGGGAAACCAGCAACAGGGAAAACCAGGCCCGGAGCGCAAAACTGGAGGAGAAGCTCGTCCAAATGCAGAAAGACTGTGAGGAAGAAGCAG AAAACATCAAACGTGCTCACGAGATGACTTTGAAAGAAATAGACATGGAGACAGCCAAAGAAATTGCGAGGGAGAGAGACCTTGCTATAAAG GAGGCCATCCAAAATCTGAGTGTGGACGACAAACAGAAGATCGAAGAGCATGCTTTCCTGCAGAAGGAG attGCCGCCTCCTCTGAGGAGATATCTGAGCTGACTCTGTCTATCGAGAGTTTGCAGGAAGAGAACCTACAACACATTAAGTTTCTGACTGAACAGCACATGGAAGACACCGTCCTCACCAAGTGGAATCATCCCAG GACTGCTCCCCTCCACCAAGCTGTTCCACGTGAAATGCAAAGATTTGCTTCCGAGAGCCCGACATCAG GCAGGATTCTGGAAGAGGATGAAACAGACCCAAGCCAGAGCCAGATGACG GATAAGCTGTTGCTGAAATTTCCCAAACAGAAGACGATGACTGTGGTGGGCCGAGCAATTCCGCTGGCCCCCCCGCCCTCAGAGGATGAGGACGATGAGCAGGACTCCTGTGTTACCCCGGCCCAAGGATACCTCACCACACGGATGATCAACAAAAGGTTCAAGTAG